A portion of the Granulosicoccus antarcticus IMCC3135 genome contains these proteins:
- a CDS encoding GFA family protein, protein MNNRSSKKCSGSCHCGAVQFEITSDFEELTTCDCSICRLKNAVMVKVHESDFKLLTGEEQLTEYQFHTMTARHFFCNVCGIYTFHNKRVAPDSYGVNIFCLKEFDYEGIPVRQTVGAGME, encoded by the coding sequence ATGAACAATCGATCAAGTAAGAAGTGCTCTGGTAGTTGCCACTGCGGCGCGGTTCAGTTTGAAATAACCAGTGATTTCGAGGAGCTTACGACTTGTGATTGTTCCATTTGTCGCCTCAAGAATGCGGTGATGGTCAAAGTACATGAAAGTGATTTCAAGCTTTTGACTGGTGAAGAGCAGCTTACCGAATATCAATTTCACACGATGACTGCTCGCCATTTTTTCTGCAATGTTTGTGGCATTTATACATTCCACAACAAGCGCGTTGCCCCTGACAGCTACGGAGTCAATATCTTCTGTTTGAAGGAATTTGATTATGAAGGCATCCCGGTTCGCCA